A portion of the Esox lucius isolate fEsoLuc1 chromosome 20, fEsoLuc1.pri, whole genome shotgun sequence genome contains these proteins:
- the LOC105028374 gene encoding uncharacterized protein LOC105028374, with amino-acid sequence MLLALPILLSVFSVGSVSAGGSWCAKTARARAAAMGLVLPKTPFIPYGLPSTQHGSHDPKRTHYENKNDFREAELGSPSDWAYGQVFTRGVQSKPSTLNHRASEPQQVDSLGNYAPSYRGKYVSSHVPDFERLNSSPELEAMVLGSSEEGNSQDNYIPNLLAYRRDPVVFQHVSSRPKKSWGVHSRPWGRGPFPYGQGLLPVQRLSSPHGPGHGKSLVSRSPPPSSERFRSVGARGSADGKIWTPGPVYSPFLVQRADYEA; translated from the exons ATGCTTCTAGCGCTGCCTATACTTTTAAG tgtCTTTTCTGTTGGCAGTGTGTCTGCTGGAGGTTCCTGGTGTGCAAAAACAGCAAGAG CCAGAGCAGCCGCCATGGGCTTGGTCCTTCCGAAGACCCCGTTTATTCCCTATGGTCTTCCATCAACGCAACACGGAAGTCATGATCCCAAAAGAACCCactatgaaaataaaaatgacttcaGAGAGGCTGAGCTTGGCTCTCCTAGTGACTGGGCTTATGGTCAAGTCTTTACCAGAGGTGTCCAGTCCAAACCATCTACACTAAACCATCGTGCCTCTGAACCCCAACAAGTGGACTCTCTTGGAAATTATGCCCCCAGTTACCGAGGGAAATATGTTAGCAGCCACGTGCCTGACTTTGAGCGGCTCAATTCTTCCCCTGAACTAGAAGCAATGGTTCTTGGTTCGTCTGAGGAAGGGAATAGTCAGGATAACTATATTCCCAACTTATTGGCTTATAGACGTGACCCTGTTGTATTTCAACATGTCTCCAGCAGACCAAAAAAATCCTGGGGTGTGCATTCACGTCCCTGGGGCAGAGGACCTTTCCCTTATGGACAGGGCCTTCTCCCAGTCCAAAGGCTGTCGTCCCCCCATGGCCCTGGACACGGTAAGAGCCTTGTTTCTAGATCCCCTCCGCCATCAAGTGAGCGTTTCCGCAGCGTTGGAGCAAGAGGTTCTGCTGACGGAAAGATTTGGACCCCAGGCCCCGTTTATTCTCCGTTCCTTGTTCAAAGGGCTGACTATGAAGCGTGA